CGCCACAAGGATATCATTCATATAGTCACATACAATACACTTTCATTAAGAACAAACGAGAAACTGTCAGAACTTATGatggcattaaaaaatataaattggtCCATCATAGGATTAAGCGAAGTAAGACGCTTAGGAGAAAGCATAGAAGACCACGGAGACTTCATCCTATATTACAAAGGAGATACACCTGGCAAATATGGTATAGGCTTTTTAATACGGAAAGAACTAAAAGATTACATAAACGAATTCATAGGTATATCAGAACGCATTGCGATATTAAACATAAAGTTGCCGCCATCAGAAGAAATGTGGTCTATCGTCCAAATTTATTCTCCAACTGAGCAATCTACTAGCACAGAAATCGACTTCTTTTATTCCACTCTCACGGAAGTCATCAAAAACCACACACATAAAAACTTGATAGTTATGGGAGATTTTAATGCCCAAATTGGTAGCAGAAGAAATGGAGAAGAGATAGTGATAGGCCCTTACAGCTCAGGCAGGAGGACAAGAAACGGTGAAAAATTGATTCTGCTGGCATATGAACACAATCTTAGAATACTAAACAGCCAGTACAAAAATCGCATCGGAAACAGATGGACATGGGTATCTCCAGATGGAAGTTACAAGAACGAGATAGATTATGTTCTTTCCAATAGAAGTACAGCTTTCAAGGATTGCAGAGTAATAAACAATCTAAATTTCAACAGTAACCACAGAGCACTCAGAGCCAAGCTTGTACAGGATACATACAAGCACAGACCGTTCAAAGTTAAGACGAAGAATAAACACACACTGTTAGACACAAAAGAACTAAAGGATAAAGCGGAAAACTTTATTGGAATCACAAAAAAACTTAGCACCCaggataaatataataaattgctAGAACTTTTGaatacaaaaacaaacaaaaaaacatctGTGGATGGAAAAAAGAGCTTGCCATGGGTATCAGACAAAACAAGAAATCTCTTAGAAGACAGAACCAAACTAATTAGTACACCAAACAAGACAAAATACATCAGAAGGCTCATAACTGAGACTAGCAAACTTATAAGGAGGTGGCGCTAGCGTCGTCATGTAAACAAGTGATCCGTATATAAAGTGCTAGTAAAAATCAAAACATTGGTGTTTGAACAGAAAAAATGTTATAATTCGCTAGAAGAAAGTGTAAATTCCTAGGAATAGTGTTATCTTGACATAATATCGTgtaaataaagtataaaatcaaataataacTGTACACAGAAATCAATCTTCAAACTCAACATAAATACAATTTTCTACAAATGATAGTGCTTAAATTGTTATCTGAACCTGAATGAATATAAAACATATCCAAATGTGTGATTAAAATGGCgtaattaagaaattaaaagTGAAGTAATACAGAATTTCTTGTGTTGGTATAACGGTCAAtctaaaaagaagaaaattacGCCATCTACCTAAATGCCGCAAAACTACGCGTAGAACGCAATACGACCATTAGCATGACACGCACTAAGTGCAACCTAAGTGATATATATTGACTTAATACACTTATAACCATTGATGCCAAGAGATGGCGCCtaaatataaaactagctggCGTGACTAATCATTTAttgagataataaaataaagaaatttaatacaaaattttggaaaaaataaaaaaaaaaaaaaaaaaaaaaagtaccatcattataatattgaaaatatatgtatatttaaaaaaaaaaccaacacaAAACACTCGTCATTCCTGTAGCTCAGAAGACCAACACAATTTTCGTCACTTCTCAAACAGCTCCACTGGTGTAGCGGTGCACAGAGTGTAAATACTGTGTAAAGTGCCGGGTTCAAACCCCGACCACATCTTGTAAAAACACTTTTATCATTTTTTCCTTGTTTAATAAGACTATACTAGAATGGCTACCAGATCAAAACGAAGAACTGTCTGCTCAACATGCACACACACTATAAAAGTGAAAGAATACTTGGAATGTGCAGTTTGCAATAACACGTTTGACTTGAAGTGTGCAAGCATTACTTTAAAAAGGTATAATTCAATGTCAACCGATAAGAGACTCAAATGGAAATGTCATAAATGTAGGAAAAGTTCAACACAGGAAATAAAAAATCCACCTAATACTGAACAGCTATCACAAAACATCTCATTAGACAAAACTATTACCAACAGTTTATCCAGCAAAAACAATCTTACATTACATAACCAATCATtagaaaatataacattttgtAGCTCAATGGAAGACCTACACAATTCTTCATTAAAAGATGTCAGCACATGTAGTCTACCAGATCTTGCAACAGTAGAAAGCTCGGAAGTTTTAGATCTTAGACAGGACTTGGCAACCCTATCTGGGCAATTGGAAAGTGCTCATGAAGAAATTGAAAAACTTAATATAGAAAACTCAAAACTAAGAAAGTTAATTgaagaaaatgaaaaacaaacaaaattacttaaaaccttACTAAATGACGGAACCTCTTCAATCAACTCCACTCCGATACGaacaaagaaaaagaaatctaaACGAACACCGTCAATGAAAACCTCTATACAAAACACGCCAACCTCCGACACTGAAAAAGAATATTTATGCACACCCATACGAATATCTGTGGATGAAACCTCAACGCTAATATCCCATAAACCAACAGAACAAATACCAATTAATTTGGAAACTACACCAGCAATATCACCAAAAacagaaacaaataaaaaactggCTCTAAAAAGTCAATCAGGCTCTACTAATACCCAAAAAAAAACAGGAAGgaaaatttgtataataggaAGTCAACAATGTAAAAATTTATCAACAGCGCTCATTCAGTCGAGAAGTAACAATCCCTATGAAAAATACACAATTGAAGCGTTCATTAAGCCTGA
This genomic stretch from Maniola hyperantus chromosome 18, iAphHyp1.2, whole genome shotgun sequence harbors:
- the LOC138403582 gene encoding craniofacial development protein 2-like; this encodes MCQSTDTRKIIFVIRDSKKQLTALDSRNNIINNSIIFEPTQNKSTPSRLVTVGEDDYYPPNVKIKQPPRKHRHKDIIHIVTYNTLSLRTNEKLSELMMALKNINWSIIGLSEVRRLGESIEDHGDFILYYKGDTPGKYGIGFLIRKELKDYINEFIGISERIAILNIKLPPSEEMWSIVQIYSPTEQSTSTEIDFFYSTLTEVIKNHTHKNLIVMGDFNAQIGSRRNGEEIVIGPYSSGRRTRNGEKLILLAYEHNLRILNSQYKNRIGNRWTWVSPDGSYKNEIDYVLSNRSTAFKDCRVINNLNFNSNHRALRAKLVQDTYKHRPFKVKTKNKHTLLDTKELKDKAENFIGITKKLSTQDKYNKLLELLNTKTNKKTSVDGKKSLPWVSDKTRNLLEDRTKLISTPNKTKYIRRLITETSKLIRRWR